In Microcoleus sp. FACHB-672, the genomic stretch TTATCAATGCCGGCATAATCGAGTGTACTGGCAAAATCGGCCTTACTTTGGCTTTGGCATGGGGGCAACCAGTTATGTTCAAGGCCGGCGATTTACGAGACCTCGCAAGACGTGGGAATATTATGAATGGCTGCACTCGGAAGGCGCAAAGCAGAATGGGGCAAGCCAAATAGAGGAGGCCGGCACTGAGTCGTTCCAGGATATTCTGCTGGAAACTTTGATGTTGGGGTTACGGCTGGCAGAAGGGTTGAGCTTGTCAGGACTGGCAGAAAAATTTGGCACCGGCACCCTAGAAAAGATTTTGACGTGTTTGCAACCCTATCAACGGCAAGGATGGGTAAAAATCGTAAACCCAGATGGAGTGGCGATCAGCGCTTCCCTTGGACAGAACCTGCCAACATTGGGCCAACTGCGTCTGAGTGACCCGGAAGGATTCTTATTTTCTAATACGATTCTGGCCAGCCTGTTTCGTCAATTTAGTTCTTAATATAAAGCAACTAAATTTTCAACCTTATTTAGACAGAATTTGATTATCCTCAAGAAAGAACTTTCTTGAGTGATTTATGTACGCCCCAGATCATGAGTTATTTCGGCATTTTCTGGAACATCTCCCCTATGCCGTAGCAATGGTAGACCGCCAAATGCGCTATCTGGCAGTCTCTCGACAGTGGGTACAAGTGCATAAACTCGAAGACTCTGATTTAATGAACCGGCAATTTCACGTAGACTTTAGAATGCCGGTTCATTCGCGTGCTGAGTTGCAGGAAAGTCAAGAACACAGTGTCGCCATTCTCTCAGCACCGGCTACAGTTTCGAGTGAAGAATTAGTAGCCGACGCTACAGAAAACTTAAAAAGAGTGAGTCATCCCTGGTACGAAGACAATGGAGAAATTGGAGGAATGATTTTTTCTTTAATTCCCAATAGCTCTTCCCAGGCAAAAGAGAACGAATCATTAAGCGAAAAAGAAGCCTTATTTACCGCCACCTTTGAGCAAGCAGCAGTAGGCATTTCTCATAGCGATCCCCAAGGCCGGTTTATTCGGCTTAACCAGAAATTTTGTGAGATTGTAGGTTACACAGCAGAAGAATTGCAGAGTCTTTGCTGGAGTGATATTACTCATCCCGACGATGTAAAAATTGACCGTGAGCGCGAGCGAGCACTGATTGCCGGTGAAATTACTACTTATTCAATTGAAAAACGCTATATTCACAAACAAGGTTTCTCCATCTGGGTTAACTTAACCGTTTCTTTAATGTGGGATTTTAAGGGAGAGTTAAAGTATGTCATTAAAGTTATTGAGGACATTCAAGATCGTAAAGCAGCCGACGCCAAACTCCACAAAAGCGAAGCCGACTTAAAAGCTGCTCAGCAAATCGCTCATGTCGGCAACTGGGAATTTGATGTCATCAACCAAACAATCAATTGGTCTGATGAAATTTTCCGAATTTACGGGCGCGATCCCAACTTAGGAGTCCCCACTTATTTAGAACTTCGGCAAGCCATTCATCCTGATGATGTGGAATATTGGGAAACCCTGGTAATCGGCGCGATTCGTGAGGGGAAAGCGTATGACTTTGAACATCGGATTCTTCATTCAGATGGAAGTACCCGCTACCTTTACGCTCAGCATCACCCGACGCTAATTGCAGGGCAAGTGGTGCGGTTGTTTGGCACGGTTATGGACATCACCGAGCGCAAAACAGCCCAAATAGCCCTACAACAAGCCAATGAGGAATTAGAGCAGCGAGTTGAAGAACGGACTACAGAATTAAGAAAAACGATTGAACAATTGCAGAGCGAAATTGCCTATCGGCAACAGGCTGAAGCGCAGCTGCGCCAGAGTCAGCGACGCTATAGAACTTTGACAGAATTATTGCCCGTGGGGATTTTTCACACCGACAGTCAAGGGAACTGTGGTTACACCAATGATCGATGGTGCGAAATCTCTGGACTCACGAAAGAAGAATCGTTAGGCAATGGATGGGTAAACGCAATTCATCCTGACGATCAAGCGCCTGTTTTTAGCCAATGGCAACAAGCAATACAACAGAATGTGCCTTTTCAATCAGATTATCGCCTTGCCAAGCCTGATGGCCAAATTGCTTGGGTTATGTCGCAGGCAGTTGCAGAGACGGGGGAAGCCGGCGAGGTTTTGGGTTATGTTGGAGCCATTACAGATATTACCGACCGCGTGCTATCAGAACAAGCACTGCGCAATAGTGAAAGACGGTTTCGGGCAATTTTTGACCAGTCATTCCAGTTTGTGGGGTTGCTGAAACCGGATGGCACGCTCACACAAGCGAACCAGACAGCGCTCGATTTTGCTGGAATAAAGCCGGCAAATGTGATCGGTCAATTGTTTTGGGAAACGCCGTGGTGGAGGCTTTCCACCCAAACGCAAGAACGCTTAAAAGTTTCCATCGCTCAGGCGGCAAGTGGCAAAGTTATCCGCTATGAAGTGAATGCCATCGGTGCTGGAGATCAAGTGATCACGGTTGATTTCTCCCTCAAGCCGGTGTTTGACGAGACGGGAGCGGTTGTTTTGCTCATTGCAGAAGGACGTGACATCAGCAAACAGCAAGCATTAGAGGTGGAACTGGCGCAACAGCAAGGGCTTTTAAATAGCTTGATCGCCAACGCACCTGTTGGCATTGCAATAGTAAACAGTGACTTGTGCTATTTGCAAATTAACGAAACCCTAGCAGAAATTAATGGCGTGCCGGTGGCAGAACATTTCGGCAAAACGGTAAGGGAGGTCTTACCCGAAATCGCACCCATCGTAGAACCAATGTACCGGCAGATTCTGGCAACAGGCGAAGCCATACTCAATCTTGAAATCTGTGGTGAAACGCCCAAAGACCCTGGGGTAACGCGGACGTGGCTGGTTTCTTATATTCCCCTGCTCTCAGAGAATAATATTCCCATTGCAATTGGGCTGATAGTGCTCGAAATTACTGAGCGCATACAAGCAGAAGCTGCACTTGCCCAGAGCGAAGAAAGTCTTCGCAAAATTTTTGATTGCGCTCCCATTGCGATCACTTTATCTGACGCAAACACGAATCAGCTTGTTAAAGTCAATCAGGCTTTGTCTGAGATGTTAGGTTATAGCGAGTCAGAACTTTTGGAGATGTCAGTCGCTCAAATTAGCCATCCAGAAGACATGGTGCGAGAGTTAGAACTAGGTGAGGATATGACAGCCGGCGCTTTGGCAACTTCTCAATTTGAAAAGCGTTTCATCACCAAAAATCAGGAAATCGTCTTAGGCAGTTTAAAAGAAACGCTACTGCGAGATCGGGACGGCAACCCCAGCTATTGGCTAGGCATGGTTGAGAATATTACAGAGCGGAAACGAGCAGAAATTGAATTGCAACAGCAAGCACAACTGCTCGATCAACTCTATGATTCAGTCGTGACAGCCGACCTCATCGGCACCGTGACAAGATGGAACAAGGGCGCTGAGCGAATCTATGGCTACACAGCCGCAGAAGTCATTGGTCAACCAATTAGCTTTCTTTTCCCTGCCGATCAGCATGAGTGCCTGCACAACTTAAGCATTATCTTATTTGAGCAGCAAGGCAGTCATGAAAAGGAATTCAAGGCGATCCGCAAGTCTGGGGAAGTCTTCGATCTGCTTCTATGCGTGTCACTGGAAAGAGACAGTGAGGGAATTGCGATTGGTAGCATAGGTTACGGCATCGACATTACAGAGCGCAAACGCGCCGAAGCGGAACGTCGAGCGACTGCCCAAAAACTTGAATTGATGATTGAGCAAACTCCGCTTGCTGTCCTTGAGTGTACGACAGAGCTAACAGTAATGGCGTGGAACCCAGGAGCTGAGAGAATTTTTGGTTACAGTGCCGATGAAGCAATTGGGCACAGCTTATTCGGACTAATCCTATCAGAAACGACCAGGGAAAACATCGAGCAAATCCGCTCCAGTTTGGTAGCGCTCAAAGGCGGATATCACGCGATTAGCGAACATATAGCAAAAGATGGGAGGGCGCTTATTTGTGAGTGGCATAATACCCCCCTTGCTGATGAGCAAGGTCAAGTTGTGGGAATTATTTCCTTGGGTTTAAATATTACTGAACGCGTACAGACAGAAGAGGCGTTGCGTCTAAGTGAGGCACAATTCCGCACCCTCGCTCAACGGGAGGAACTGATTAACCGGCTCACCAGTCAAATTCGCCAATCTCTCAATCTTTCTGAAATTTTACAAACAACGGTCAATGCAATTCGGGAATTGCTAGAAGCTGAGCAATGTCACTTCAGTTGGTATTGTCCAGAGGGAATTAAGAATGAAGCATTAACGATTAATTCTCCTTGCTGGGAGACAGTTCAGGAATCCAAACTTCCAGAAACACCCAGCCGTTTGGGCGTTTATCTCGCAGGCGATGTCGGTGCGTTCGGACAAAAAATTGTAGACACTGCGGAGGAAATTTGCATTGATGATGTTGACGCGCTTGACGAGTCGGTTTTTCAGCAGTTCTTACGCACTCATGAAATCGCTTCGCTCCTGAGTTTTCCGGTTCACACGCGGGGGGGTGAAGTGGGCGCGATTACTTGCATTCGTTCGTCCCACCCTCGTCCGTGGTGTGATAGTGAACGAGAATTGTTAAGAGCAATTACCGGCCAATTAGCGATTGCAATTGACCAAGCTGGACTTTACGAGCAAACGAGCGTCGCTGCGGCAGTTGCCCAAGCTAAAAGTCTGGAATTAGAACACGCTTTGCGGGAGTTGCAGCAAACTCAATCCCAACTAATTCAAAGCGAAAAAATGTCTTCTCTAGGGCAGTTAGTTGCCGGTGTAGCTCACGAAATTAACAACCCGGTAAGTTTTATCTATGGAAACATCATGCCGGCTCAAGATTACGCACTTGACCTGTTAAAACTTCTTCAACTTTATCAGGAATCTTATCCTCAGCCGCCAGCTAAAATTCAAAATGAAATTACAAAAATTGATTTAGAATTTCTGGCAGAAGATTTGCCGAAATTGCTGGGTTCAATGAAAGTGGGAGCTGAGCGAATTCAAGAAATTGTGCGTTCTTTAAGAAACTTCTCTCGTCTTGATGAAGCGCAGATGAAGGAGGTTAATATCCATGAAGGACTCGACAGCACCTTGATGATTTTGAACAGCCGGCTCAGAGCGAAATCCACTGCTCCTGCTATTGAGGTGATTAAAGAATATGGCA encodes the following:
- a CDS encoding PAS domain S-box protein gives rise to the protein MYAPDHELFRHFLEHLPYAVAMVDRQMRYLAVSRQWVQVHKLEDSDLMNRQFHVDFRMPVHSRAELQESQEHSVAILSAPATVSSEELVADATENLKRVSHPWYEDNGEIGGMIFSLIPNSSSQAKENESLSEKEALFTATFEQAAVGISHSDPQGRFIRLNQKFCEIVGYTAEELQSLCWSDITHPDDVKIDRERERALIAGEITTYSIEKRYIHKQGFSIWVNLTVSLMWDFKGELKYVIKVIEDIQDRKAADAKLHKSEADLKAAQQIAHVGNWEFDVINQTINWSDEIFRIYGRDPNLGVPTYLELRQAIHPDDVEYWETLVIGAIREGKAYDFEHRILHSDGSTRYLYAQHHPTLIAGQVVRLFGTVMDITERKTAQIALQQANEELEQRVEERTTELRKTIEQLQSEIAYRQQAEAQLRQSQRRYRTLTELLPVGIFHTDSQGNCGYTNDRWCEISGLTKEESLGNGWVNAIHPDDQAPVFSQWQQAIQQNVPFQSDYRLAKPDGQIAWVMSQAVAETGEAGEVLGYVGAITDITDRVLSEQALRNSERRFRAIFDQSFQFVGLLKPDGTLTQANQTALDFAGIKPANVIGQLFWETPWWRLSTQTQERLKVSIAQAASGKVIRYEVNAIGAGDQVITVDFSLKPVFDETGAVVLLIAEGRDISKQQALEVELAQQQGLLNSLIANAPVGIAIVNSDLCYLQINETLAEINGVPVAEHFGKTVREVLPEIAPIVEPMYRQILATGEAILNLEICGETPKDPGVTRTWLVSYIPLLSENNIPIAIGLIVLEITERIQAEAALAQSEESLRKIFDCAPIAITLSDANTNQLVKVNQALSEMLGYSESELLEMSVAQISHPEDMVRELELGEDMTAGALATSQFEKRFITKNQEIVLGSLKETLLRDRDGNPSYWLGMVENITERKRAEIELQQQAQLLDQLYDSVVTADLIGTVTRWNKGAERIYGYTAAEVIGQPISFLFPADQHECLHNLSIILFEQQGSHEKEFKAIRKSGEVFDLLLCVSLERDSEGIAIGSIGYGIDITERKRAEAERRATAQKLELMIEQTPLAVLECTTELTVMAWNPGAERIFGYSADEAIGHSLFGLILSETTRENIEQIRSSLVALKGGYHAISEHIAKDGRALICEWHNTPLADEQGQVVGIISLGLNITERVQTEEALRLSEAQFRTLAQREELINRLTSQIRQSLNLSEILQTTVNAIRELLEAEQCHFSWYCPEGIKNEALTINSPCWETVQESKLPETPSRLGVYLAGDVGAFGQKIVDTAEEICIDDVDALDESVFQQFLRTHEIASLLSFPVHTRGGEVGAITCIRSSHPRPWCDSERELLRAITGQLAIAIDQAGLYEQTSVAAAVAQAKSLELEHALRELQQTQSQLIQSEKMSSLGQLVAGVAHEINNPVSFIYGNIMPAQDYALDLLKLLQLYQESYPQPPAKIQNEITKIDLEFLAEDLPKLLGSMKVGAERIQEIVRSLRNFSRLDEAQMKEVNIHEGLDSTLMILNSRLRAKSTAPAIEVIKEYGNLPLVECYAGQLNQVFMNLLTNAIDALEERDSRSTSLQQSRQIRIHTSLDNKNKLIISIADNGCGISESARQKLFDPFFTTKPIGKGTGLGLAISYQIVVDKHQGSLQCISEIGRGTEFIIEIPTDQHRLERKL